In Acidimicrobiales bacterium, a single window of DNA contains:
- a CDS encoding sterol desaturase family protein, translating to MDLTVGAIPFYFSSMGAEAWYLKRRAEREGPSTSDYERDDTLANLAMGTLSLVVPLATRALAEKIAPQRSKVGKGLIAAAVAGAAVTTWADRRSRKARRAEEREQARQVARIAGPATVAAGGLAAATAFATATSPKALWGSKGRRGRDLGTGALALGVAIAGWDFIYYWNHRFDHETRYLWAYHVAHHSSERYNLSTALRQPVADVLNVALPYGALTLVGVRPALIETARQINLIYQYWIHTDVIRTLGPAEEVLNTASHHRVHHGSNRRYIDRNHGSILIVWDRLFGTFEREDPDEPVVYGLTKNIKSHNPVRITDHEYLDIVRDVADSDNWRDRLSFVFRGPGWAYTRRAELDAVTEAEGAVASAAA from the coding sequence ATGGATCTGACGGTGGGCGCCATCCCCTTCTACTTCTCGAGCATGGGGGCCGAGGCCTGGTACCTGAAGCGCCGGGCCGAGCGCGAGGGGCCGTCGACGTCCGACTACGAGCGTGACGACACGCTGGCCAACCTCGCCATGGGCACCCTCAGCCTCGTCGTGCCCCTCGCCACCCGGGCCCTGGCCGAGAAGATCGCCCCGCAGCGCTCCAAGGTGGGCAAGGGCCTCATCGCCGCCGCGGTGGCCGGCGCCGCCGTGACCACCTGGGCCGACCGCCGCTCCCGCAAGGCCCGCCGGGCCGAGGAGCGCGAGCAGGCCCGCCAGGTGGCCCGCATCGCCGGCCCCGCCACCGTCGCCGCCGGCGGCCTCGCCGCGGCAACCGCCTTCGCCACCGCCACCAGCCCCAAGGCCCTCTGGGGCTCGAAGGGTCGGCGGGGCCGAGACCTCGGCACCGGCGCCCTCGCCCTCGGCGTCGCCATCGCCGGTTGGGACTTCATCTACTACTGGAACCACCGCTTCGACCACGAGACCCGCTACCTGTGGGCGTACCACGTGGCCCACCACTCGTCCGAGCGCTACAACCTCTCCACGGCGCTACGCCAGCCCGTGGCCGACGTGCTCAACGTGGCGCTCCCCTACGGCGCCCTCACCCTGGTGGGCGTCCGGCCGGCGCTCATCGAGACCGCCCGCCAGATCAACCTGATCTACCAGTACTGGATCCACACCGACGTGATCCGCACCCTCGGCCCCGCCGAGGAGGTGCTCAACACCGCCTCGCACCACCGGGTGCACCACGGCAGCAACCGCCGCTACATCGACCGCAACCACGGCTCGATCCTCATCGTCTGGGACCGCCTGTTCGGCACCTTCGAGCGCGAGGACCCCGACGAGCCCGTGGTGTACGGCCTCACCAAGAACATCAAGTCCCACAACCCCGTGCGCATCACCGACCACGAATACCTCGACATCGTCCGCGACGTCGCCGACTCGGACAACTGGCGCGACCGCCTCTCCTTCGTCTTCCGCGGCCCCGGCTGGGCCTACACCCGCCGCGCCGAGCTCGACGCCGTCACCGAGGCCGAGGGCGCCGTCGCGTCGGCCGCCGCCTGA
- a CDS encoding protein-L-isoaspartate(D-aspartate) O-methyltransferase, which translates to MVARDLAGRGIRDATVLAVMGEVPRERFVEPCLVEAAYDDCALPIDADQTISQPYIVALMTEALELRPTDRVLEIGTGSGYAAAVLGRIAAEVWTVERHQCLATQATERLAELGLDNVTVVVGDGTLGWPDAAPYDAIVVTAGGPTVPKALLDQLADGGRLVMPVGAGQHDQELERVRRQGDDLRTEPLGPVRFVPLVGEQGWAAGEPPSTYPLAL; encoded by the coding sequence ATGGTGGCGCGCGACCTCGCCGGCCGGGGCATCCGGGACGCGACGGTGCTGGCCGTGATGGGCGAGGTGCCCCGGGAGCGCTTCGTCGAGCCCTGCCTCGTCGAGGCGGCCTACGACGACTGCGCCCTGCCCATCGACGCCGACCAGACCATCTCGCAGCCCTACATCGTCGCCCTCATGACCGAGGCCCTCGAGCTGCGGCCCACCGACCGGGTGCTGGAGATCGGCACCGGTTCCGGGTACGCCGCCGCCGTGCTCGGGCGCATCGCCGCCGAGGTCTGGACCGTCGAGCGCCACCAGTGCCTGGCCACGCAGGCCACCGAGCGGCTGGCCGAGCTGGGGCTCGACAACGTGACCGTGGTGGTCGGCGACGGCACCCTCGGGTGGCCCGACGCCGCCCCCTACGACGCCATCGTGGTCACCGCCGGCGGCCCGACCGTCCCGAAGGCGCTGCTGGACCAACTGGCCGACGGCGGCCGCCTCGTCATGCCCGTCGGGGCCGGCCAGCACGACCAGGAGCTCGAGCGGGTGCGCCGCCAGGGCGACGACCTGCGCACCGAGCCTCTCGGCCCGGTGCGCTTCGTGCCACTGGTGGGCGAGCAGGGCTGGGCGGCCGGCGAGCCGCCCAGCACCTATCCGCTGGCTCTCTAG